One Deinococcus grandis DNA window includes the following coding sequences:
- a CDS encoding SDR family oxidoreductase, with protein MTTSMHGRRVLITGATGGIGLITARELVTRGAHVTIVGRNPDKTAQVARDIGAQATLLADLSELAQVRRAAQEFTARGEGLDVLINNAGAFFTTRQETREGTEQTWALNHLSPFLLTRELLPLLRAGNAPRVVTVASAAHITGRVRLDDPEFRRGYGGWAAYAQSKLANILFARELARREPGIQSNSLHPGMVATGFAHNNGGWVSRAYRLVDRFAITPEQGAQTTIHLAADPVNVTGRYFSDSRETTPAPQAQDDGTALRLWELSEATVNAHLN; from the coding sequence ATGACGACCAGCATGCATGGCCGCCGCGTCCTGATCACCGGGGCGACCGGCGGGATCGGCCTGATCACCGCCCGCGAACTCGTGACGCGCGGCGCGCACGTGACCATCGTGGGCCGCAACCCGGACAAGACCGCGCAGGTCGCCCGCGACATCGGCGCGCAGGCGACGCTGCTCGCGGACCTGAGCGAACTGGCCCAGGTCCGCCGGGCCGCGCAGGAGTTCACGGCGCGCGGGGAAGGCCTGGACGTCCTGATCAACAACGCCGGGGCGTTCTTCACCACGCGGCAGGAGACCCGCGAGGGCACCGAGCAGACCTGGGCGCTGAACCACCTCTCGCCGTTCCTGCTGACCCGCGAGCTGCTGCCGCTGCTGCGCGCCGGAAACGCCCCCAGGGTCGTGACGGTCGCGTCCGCCGCGCACATCACGGGCCGCGTCCGCCTGGACGACCCGGAATTCCGCCGGGGCTACGGCGGGTGGGCGGCGTACGCGCAGAGCAAGCTGGCGAACATCCTGTTCGCGCGGGAACTCGCGCGGCGCGAGCCGGGCATCCAGAGCAACAGCCTGCACCCCGGCATGGTCGCCACGGGCTTCGCGCACAACAACGGCGGGTGGGTCAGCCGCGCGTACCGCCTCGTGGACCGCTTCGCGATCACGCCCGAGCAGGGCGCGCAGACGACCATCCACCTCGCGGCGGACCCGGTGAACGTGACCGGCCGGTACTTCAGCGACTCGCGCGAGACCACGCCCGCCCCGCAGGCGCAGGACGACGGGACGGCCCTGCGCCTGTGGGAGCTGAGCGAGGCGACGGTGAACGCGCACCTGAACTGA
- a CDS encoding TetR/AcrR family transcriptional regulator, with translation MSAPASPTPRRRLPSADRRQQILGGSERLFTTQGFEAVSMGDIAAHLNISRPTVYAYFTSTADILGELLDLRLTEFEERLAPLLRDLNAQPRPFATILSQLIEERPLLTLLQSGSGPAFTERRLAVFHDLETRLQHHVTPPGGRGRTPYLLTCLTLLLQATATHAITANLGPAQVAALADTLDRFVQAGLQGTAPGQT, from the coding sequence ATGAGTGCCCCCGCCTCCCCCACGCCCCGGCGACGCCTGCCCTCCGCCGACCGGCGCCAGCAGATCCTGGGCGGCAGCGAGCGCCTGTTCACCACCCAGGGGTTCGAGGCGGTCAGCATGGGCGACATCGCCGCGCACCTGAACATCTCCCGCCCCACCGTGTACGCCTACTTCACCTCGACCGCCGACATCCTGGGCGAACTGCTCGACCTGCGCCTGACCGAATTCGAGGAGCGGCTGGCGCCCCTGCTGCGCGACCTGAACGCCCAGCCCCGCCCGTTCGCCACGATCCTCTCGCAGCTCATCGAGGAGCGGCCACTGCTGACCCTTCTCCAGAGCGGCAGCGGCCCGGCCTTCACCGAACGCCGACTGGCGGTCTTCCACGACCTCGAAACGCGACTCCAGCATCACGTCACCCCCCCGGGAGGCCGCGGTCGCACCCCGTACCTGCTGACCTGCCTGACCCTGCTGCTGCAGGCGACCGCCACGCACGCCATCACCGCGAACCTCGGCCCGGCGCAGGTCGCGGCGCTCGCCGACACCCTGGACCGCTTCGTGCAGGCCGGACTTCAGGGTACGGCGCCCGGGCAAACATGA
- a CDS encoding YhgE/Pip domain-containing protein has translation MTQPPPPRPSLHDSYRALTPAERGLWRYPIMWAAAAAFLFIPITYVAVYLMSVWDPAGNLNQLPAALVNLDRGTVSRGEKINVGQDLVKELRDDPPVNFRSYPSVAAAQQAVRDGEVYFALTIPADFSQKAVAGSSAQHGLLQLYRAPGLNYYASTVADRVADTIATNLNATLGENRWDVVQTSLKDVQDGFADIRDATRTLADGAQTLTDGTRKLNNGAGDLQTGAGKLAGGADKLADGAGTLSGGVTRLTGGVTQLGSGLRQLEQAAPGRQQLQPLRDGAAKLTAGATSLSGGLTKLAAGGDQLAAGAAKLNAGATQVAGGNAQLATQLPQLAGGLGDLNKGAQQLSGGAAQLRSGVASGLKPAVDGAVQLQAGAQKLGAGLGQAKGGAQKAADGAGQLAAGLPKLSSSLGQLQTGAQTLAGGAGQLSTALKGTPAATGATNLQSGATQLAGGLGQAQTAAQTASSGAQQLATQLPGLVSGLGDLQTGANQLQAGADKLQSGLTSGSKSLQDGAAQVQSGAQKLAQGAASAQAGAQKAVTGAQQLAQGSKQVQSGAQSLQSGARSLADNTRKAAQGAQTLASGAKDFQAGVNKLADGNEKIKGALGQITTKLPAQKDLNSLNSGGKTLASSARQLADGASSLESGTRTLKNGTGDLLDGAQKLTDGLNELHDKVPASIEQLGGDPTGLAESVQVRTTNFADVPNNGNAFAPYFIALALWVGATMTTFIFPYLLLPESGRQTRQAARVARKLTQPLLIVLGQAIIVVIGVRLMGVQFATPGQVILTTLAGSVTFLLVILALNLLIGPAGRILALVLLIVQLAASGGSYPVELSNPFFQTLHNVIPVTDVINALRHAMFGAFEGQYWTFMGRMGVVALISLIVALLSRRRWVYTDDRNFRSPIITDVG, from the coding sequence ATGACCCAGCCCCCACCCCCCCGCCCCTCCCTGCACGACAGCTACCGCGCCCTCACCCCGGCCGAACGCGGCCTGTGGCGCTACCCGATCATGTGGGCCGCCGCCGCGGCCTTCCTGTTCATCCCCATCACCTACGTCGCCGTGTACCTCATGAGCGTCTGGGATCCCGCCGGGAACCTGAACCAGCTGCCCGCCGCCCTCGTGAACCTCGACCGGGGCACCGTCTCCCGCGGCGAGAAGATCAACGTCGGCCAGGACCTCGTCAAGGAACTCCGGGACGACCCCCCGGTGAACTTCCGCAGCTACCCCAGCGTGGCCGCCGCCCAGCAGGCCGTCCGCGACGGCGAGGTCTACTTCGCCCTGACCATCCCCGCCGACTTCAGCCAGAAGGCCGTGGCGGGCAGCAGCGCCCAGCACGGCCTGCTCCAGCTGTACCGCGCGCCGGGCCTGAACTACTACGCCAGCACCGTCGCCGACCGCGTGGCCGACACCATCGCCACCAACCTGAACGCCACACTCGGCGAGAACCGCTGGGACGTCGTGCAGACCAGCCTGAAAGACGTGCAGGACGGCTTCGCGGACATCCGCGACGCCACCCGCACACTCGCCGACGGCGCCCAGACGCTCACCGACGGCACCCGAAAACTGAACAATGGTGCGGGCGACCTCCAGACCGGCGCGGGCAAACTCGCAGGCGGCGCCGACAAACTGGCCGACGGCGCCGGGACCCTCAGCGGCGGCGTCACCCGCCTGACCGGCGGCGTCACCCAGCTGGGCAGCGGCCTGCGCCAGCTGGAACAGGCCGCCCCCGGCAGGCAGCAACTGCAACCCCTGCGCGACGGCGCCGCGAAACTCACCGCCGGAGCGACCAGCCTGAGCGGCGGCCTGACCAAACTCGCCGCCGGGGGCGACCAGCTCGCCGCGGGCGCCGCGAAACTGAACGCCGGGGCCACCCAGGTCGCGGGCGGCAACGCCCAGCTCGCCACGCAACTGCCGCAACTGGCCGGTGGCCTGGGCGACCTGAACAAGGGAGCACAGCAGCTCAGCGGCGGGGCCGCCCAGCTGCGCAGCGGCGTCGCCAGCGGTCTGAAACCCGCCGTGGACGGCGCCGTGCAACTCCAGGCCGGAGCCCAGAAGCTCGGCGCGGGCCTCGGTCAAGCAAAAGGCGGAGCGCAGAAGGCCGCCGACGGCGCCGGGCAACTCGCCGCCGGACTGCCGAAACTGAGCAGCAGCCTCGGGCAGCTGCAGACCGGCGCGCAGACCCTCGCGGGCGGCGCCGGGCAGCTGAGCACCGCCCTGAAAGGCACGCCCGCCGCCACCGGCGCGACCAACCTCCAGAGCGGCGCCACGCAACTCGCGGGCGGCCTGGGGCAGGCGCAGACGGCTGCGCAGACCGCCAGCAGCGGCGCGCAGCAGCTCGCCACGCAGCTGCCGGGCCTCGTCAGCGGCCTGGGAGACCTCCAGACCGGCGCGAACCAGCTTCAGGCGGGTGCCGACAAGTTACAGTCGGGCCTGACCAGCGGCAGCAAGAGCCTGCAGGACGGCGCCGCGCAGGTGCAGAGCGGCGCGCAGAAACTCGCGCAGGGCGCCGCCAGCGCCCAGGCCGGGGCGCAGAAGGCCGTGACCGGCGCGCAGCAGCTCGCGCAGGGCAGCAAGCAGGTCCAGAGCGGCGCGCAGAGCCTTCAGAGCGGCGCCAGGAGCCTCGCGGACAACACCCGCAAGGCCGCGCAAGGTGCCCAGACCCTCGCGAGTGGGGCGAAAGACTTCCAGGCGGGCGTGAACAAACTCGCGGACGGCAACGAGAAGATCAAGGGCGCGCTGGGGCAGATCACCACGAAACTCCCCGCTCAGAAGGACCTCAACAGCCTGAACAGTGGCGGCAAGACCCTCGCCAGCAGCGCCCGCCAGCTCGCCGACGGCGCCAGCAGCCTCGAAAGCGGCACCCGCACCCTCAAGAACGGCACCGGGGACCTGCTGGACGGCGCGCAGAAACTCACCGACGGGCTGAACGAACTGCACGACAAGGTCCCCGCCAGCATCGAGCAACTGGGCGGCGACCCCACCGGCCTCGCCGAGAGTGTGCAGGTCCGCACCACCAACTTCGCGGACGTCCCCAACAACGGCAACGCCTTCGCGCCGTACTTCATCGCGCTGGCCCTGTGGGTGGGCGCCACCATGACCACCTTCATCTTCCCGTACCTGCTGCTGCCTGAAAGTGGCCGCCAGACCCGGCAGGCCGCCCGCGTGGCCCGCAAGCTCACGCAGCCGCTGCTGATCGTGCTGGGGCAGGCGATCATCGTCGTGATCGGCGTGCGCCTGATGGGCGTGCAGTTCGCTACCCCCGGACAGGTCATCCTGACCACCCTGGCGGGCAGCGTGACGTTCCTGCTGGTCATCCTGGCCCTGAACCTCCTGATCGGCCCCGCCGGGCGCATCCTGGCCCTGGTGCTGCTGATCGTGCAGCTCGCCGCGAGCGGCGGCAGCTACCCGGTGGAACTCAGCAACCCGTTCTTCCAGACGCTGCACAACGTCATCCCCGTCACGGACGTCATCAACGCGCTGCGCCACGCGATGTTCGGCGCGTTCGAGGGGCAGTACTGGACCTTCATGGGCCGCATGGGCGTCGTCGCGCTGATCAGTCTGATCGTCGCGCTGCTCAGCCGCCGCCGCTGGGTGTACACCGACGACCGGAATTTCCGCTCCCCGATCATCACCGACGTCGGCTGA
- a CDS encoding MFS transporter, with amino-acid sequence MTSASTSRPRVSPWVLSAFWFGSAFHWLLLLTILMPTNVVSFVGEAQKGTYLGALTAIGAIIALVVPPLVGAHSDRTGRRLPYLKLGVGVNLAGLAVMGVAVATLGGMTGFWVYLLGFLLVQLGNNYATAPYSALIPQLVPPELRGRYSGIMGMLQATAQLLGAVAGIAIGQLGLPQVVGFVLIALTLVVPAVITMRGVPEGDAPPARTGESMPWTQLFTFKPFLWVFITRVLFALGQYSVQPFLQYYAGDVLRQRNEVLSSSLMLACIIVASILSAVVGGQLSDRVGRKPVIYVAGTTMAVAALLLLLAPSFAVALALSVAFGLGFGAFTSVDWALGSDAMPSEKSYARDMGIWHVAFVAPQFVGLPQGQLLDWGNAQGGNLGYTLVFGIAAAFFLLGVILVRNVPDTRKAAA; translated from the coding sequence ATGACCTCTGCCTCCACTTCACGCCCCAGGGTGAGTCCCTGGGTGCTGTCCGCGTTCTGGTTCGGTTCCGCCTTTCACTGGCTGCTGCTGCTGACGATCCTGATGCCCACGAACGTGGTGAGTTTCGTGGGCGAGGCGCAGAAAGGGACGTACCTGGGGGCGCTGACCGCCATCGGGGCGATCATCGCGCTGGTCGTGCCGCCACTGGTAGGCGCGCACAGTGACCGGACCGGGCGGCGCCTGCCGTACCTGAAGCTGGGTGTGGGCGTGAACCTCGCGGGTCTGGCGGTGATGGGCGTGGCGGTCGCGACGCTGGGCGGCATGACGGGCTTCTGGGTGTACCTGCTGGGGTTCCTGCTGGTGCAACTGGGGAACAATTACGCGACGGCGCCGTACTCGGCGTTGATTCCGCAGCTGGTGCCGCCGGAACTGCGCGGGCGCTACAGCGGGATCATGGGGATGCTGCAGGCGACCGCGCAGCTGCTGGGCGCCGTGGCGGGCATCGCGATCGGGCAGCTGGGCCTGCCGCAGGTGGTGGGGTTCGTGCTGATCGCGTTGACGCTGGTCGTCCCGGCGGTCATCACGATGCGGGGCGTGCCGGAGGGGGACGCGCCGCCCGCGCGGACCGGGGAGAGCATGCCGTGGACGCAGCTGTTCACGTTCAAGCCGTTCCTGTGGGTGTTCATCACGCGGGTGCTGTTCGCGCTGGGGCAGTACAGCGTGCAGCCGTTCCTGCAGTACTACGCCGGGGACGTGCTGCGCCAGCGCAACGAGGTCCTGAGCAGTTCGCTGATGCTGGCGTGCATCATCGTGGCGAGCATCCTGTCGGCGGTGGTGGGTGGGCAGCTGAGTGACCGTGTCGGCCGCAAGCCCGTGATCTACGTGGCGGGGACGACCATGGCGGTCGCGGCGCTGCTGCTGCTGCTCGCGCCGAGTTTCGCGGTGGCGCTGGCGCTGTCGGTCGCGTTCGGGCTGGGCTTCGGGGCGTTCACGAGCGTGGACTGGGCGCTGGGCAGCGACGCGATGCCCAGCGAGAAGAGCTACGCGCGGGACATGGGCATCTGGCACGTGGCGTTCGTCGCGCCGCAGTTCGTGGGGCTGCCGCAGGGGCAGCTGCTCGACTGGGGGAACGCGCAGGGCGGGAACCTGGGGTACACGCTGGTGTTCGGGATCGCGGCGGCGTTCTTCCTGCTGGGCGTGATCCTGGTGCGGAACGTGCCGGACACGCGGAAAGCTGCGGCCTGA
- a CDS encoding RluA family pseudouridine synthase yields MTARAPLLPPTEKPRVILEHPDFYVVHKPALWLTHPVRARVDVPDLLTFMQRETGEADLAPPHRLDRETSGAQVLSRDREAAQRFFTLFKTHLVGKTYLAVVHGSPDWERRTLDAPLGDLGLGGANRIAIRQGVVPDGRPAVTDFRVVARRAGHALIEAYPRSGRLHQIRAHLSHLGLPMVGDKIYGRDPGVFLRFMEEGQTPELTARLGLARQALHAARVAFPWAGAQVVAEVPLAPDLRAYWDALPPDDI; encoded by the coding sequence GTGACCGCCCGCGCGCCCCTGCTGCCGCCCACCGAGAAGCCGCGCGTGATCCTGGAGCACCCGGATTTCTACGTGGTGCACAAGCCCGCGCTGTGGCTGACGCACCCGGTGCGGGCGCGGGTGGACGTGCCGGACCTGCTGACGTTCATGCAGCGCGAGACGGGCGAGGCGGACCTGGCGCCCCCGCACCGGCTGGACCGTGAGACGAGCGGCGCGCAGGTCCTCTCGCGGGACCGGGAGGCGGCGCAGCGGTTCTTCACGCTGTTCAAGACGCATCTGGTCGGCAAGACGTACCTCGCGGTGGTGCACGGCTCGCCGGACTGGGAGCGGCGCACGCTGGACGCCCCGCTGGGTGACCTGGGGCTGGGCGGCGCGAACCGCATCGCCATCCGGCAGGGGGTCGTGCCGGACGGGCGGCCCGCCGTGACGGACTTCCGGGTGGTGGCCCGCCGCGCCGGGCACGCGCTGATCGAGGCGTATCCCCGCTCTGGGCGGCTGCATCAGATCCGCGCGCACCTCTCGCACCTGGGCCTGCCGATGGTCGGGGACAAGATCTACGGGCGGGACCCCGGGGTGTTCCTGCGCTTCATGGAGGAGGGCCAGACGCCGGAACTGACGGCGCGGCTGGGGCTGGCGCGGCAGGCGCTGCACGCGGCGCGCGTGGCATTCCCGTGGGCGGGCGCGCAGGTGGTGGCGGAGGTGCCGCTCGCACCGGACCTGCGGGCGTACTGGGACGCGCTGCCGCCCGACGACATCTGA
- a CDS encoding NADPH-dependent FMN reductase, with protein MKFAVLSTSLDPDSRSAWLCDLAAAQLHAQGHEVTHLDLRVAALPPFDNDQGPQGCYAHPHAEVYHRAIREADGVFLGVPVYNWGLGSGVKALVELTGSSDAARGLHGAWFDRPVTFLVSGGLDHGYLSHGAFAFGLMVDFRCVVNPHFVYATSAHWDAPGVPGEWLRARLSRTVDRGVDLSARLRGRDYASVWEL; from the coding sequence GTGAAGTTCGCCGTCCTCTCCACCAGCCTCGACCCGGACAGCCGCAGCGCGTGGCTGTGTGACCTCGCGGCCGCGCAGCTGCACGCGCAGGGGCACGAGGTCACGCACCTCGACCTGCGCGTGGCAGCCCTGCCGCCCTTCGACAACGACCAGGGCCCGCAGGGCTGCTACGCGCACCCACACGCCGAGGTCTACCACCGCGCGATCCGCGAGGCGGACGGCGTGTTCCTGGGTGTGCCCGTGTACAACTGGGGGCTGGGCTCGGGCGTGAAGGCGCTGGTGGAACTGACCGGCAGCAGCGACGCGGCGCGCGGCCTGCACGGCGCGTGGTTCGACCGGCCCGTGACGTTCCTGGTGTCCGGCGGACTGGATCACGGGTACCTGAGTCACGGGGCGTTCGCGTTCGGGCTGATGGTGGATTTCCGCTGCGTGGTGAACCCGCACTTCGTGTACGCCACCTCCGCGCACTGGGACGCGCCGGGCGTGCCGGGCGAGTGGCTGCGCGCGCGGCTCTCGCGGACGGTGGACCGGGGCGTGGACCTCTCGGCGCGCCTGCGGGGCCGAGACTACGCCAGCGTGTGGGAACTGTGA
- a CDS encoding DUF4127 family protein — protein MRAPRVLLVPPDTRPPTLDLPVQLGRMTGAEVRVPPAAALPDFFTPGDTGALAAWLRAGAADADVLVVCLETLCLGGMIPARRVSDPLAGALSRLAILAELKAVNPALRIYAFGVIVRVAHDNDPHEEKAYYGDWGRELRAYSTAFDRHARHGEAERAALDAARAAVPADILADWVGTRERNRALHLAALDLLSGGVLSHLCLTLDDTTPYGLAAFDRRLLEARADELGVWDRLDVYPGADEVPCALLARALRPEEVPVWVRFSGLGGAGAELLYEDRPAGELVRAHLRAAGCRLADSVQEAAFVLAVNTPGTRQAHRQPDFAVVDTPHRHLPAFVDALRADLRAGRAVSVADIAYPNGAEARLWTLMGGLPLADLAGFSAWNTAGNTLGSAVAFGKLAPLVTDRAAQAEALLARIADDVLYQGEVRSLVRERLGSPSPFDLGEQRAEAESALRELLPPRVQAVWDAHFAGRGLTLELGKPHLAWPRLFTGVVPLTVTAAGPSSGA, from the coding sequence GTGCGTGCGCCGCGTGTGCTGCTCGTTCCGCCGGATACCCGCCCGCCCACCCTGGACCTGCCCGTGCAGCTGGGGCGCATGACCGGCGCGGAGGTGCGGGTGCCCCCGGCGGCGGCGCTGCCGGACTTCTTCACGCCGGGCGACACCGGGGCGCTCGCAGCGTGGCTGCGGGCCGGGGCGGCGGACGCGGACGTGCTGGTGGTGTGCCTGGAGACGCTGTGCCTGGGCGGGATGATCCCGGCGCGGCGGGTGTCGGACCCGCTGGCGGGGGCGCTCTCGCGGCTGGCGATCCTGGCTGAGTTGAAAGCAGTGAATCCGGCCCTGCGGATCTATGCCTTCGGGGTGATCGTGCGGGTGGCGCACGACAACGACCCGCACGAGGAGAAGGCGTACTACGGCGACTGGGGCCGCGAGCTGCGGGCGTACTCGACGGCCTTCGACCGGCACGCGCGGCACGGCGAGGCGGAACGCGCGGCGCTGGACGCGGCCCGCGCGGCGGTTCCGGCGGACATCCTGGCGGACTGGGTGGGCACCCGTGAGCGCAACCGGGCGCTGCATCTGGCCGCGCTGGACCTGCTTTCGGGTGGAGTGCTGAGTCACCTGTGTCTCACGCTGGACGACACCACGCCGTACGGGCTGGCGGCCTTCGACCGACGCCTACTGGAGGCCCGCGCGGACGAGCTGGGCGTGTGGGACCGCCTGGACGTGTACCCCGGCGCGGACGAGGTGCCGTGCGCGCTGCTGGCCCGCGCGCTGCGCCCGGAGGAGGTGCCGGTGTGGGTGCGCTTCAGTGGCCTGGGCGGGGCGGGTGCGGAGCTGCTGTACGAGGACCGGCCGGCGGGGGAACTCGTGCGGGCGCACCTGCGCGCGGCGGGCTGCCGGCTGGCGGACTCCGTGCAGGAGGCGGCGTTCGTGCTGGCGGTGAACACGCCGGGCACGCGGCAGGCGCACCGGCAGCCGGACTTCGCGGTGGTGGACACGCCGCACCGGCACCTCCCGGCCTTCGTGGACGCGCTGCGCGCGGACCTGCGGGCCGGGCGGGCGGTGAGCGTGGCGGACATCGCGTACCCGAACGGCGCCGAGGCGCGGCTGTGGACGCTGATGGGGGGGCTGCCCCTGGCGGATCTGGCGGGGTTCAGCGCGTGGAACACGGCGGGGAACACGCTGGGGTCGGCGGTGGCGTTCGGGAAGCTCGCGCCGCTCGTGACCGACCGGGCGGCGCAGGCGGAGGCGCTGCTGGCCCGCATCGCGGACGACGTGCTGTACCAGGGCGAGGTCCGGTCGCTGGTCCGCGAGCGGCTGGGCAGCCCCAGTCCCTTCGACCTGGGCGAGCAGCGCGCGGAGGCCGAGTCGGCCCTGCGTGAGCTGCTGCCCCCGCGCGTGCAGGCGGTGTGGGACGCGCACTTCGCGGGGCGCGGCCTGACTCTGGAGCTAGGCAAGCCGCATCTGGCGTGGCCGCGCCTGTTCACCGGAGTGGTGCCGCTGACGGTCACGGCGGCCGGACCGTCCAGCGGAGCCTGA
- a CDS encoding serine aminopeptidase domain-containing protein, producing the protein MTRAFHPGDPHAAPLVGGQPYAVERHLLAGVPCLVERPAPGREVRAVCVVYHGAWAAKEGKLGVYAALAAWGAAVVLPDAALHGERQGDTPPGLNARKFVWESVRRTVAEAPALLDAAQAAYGRVPVWVVGSSMGGYVTQTLARTEARVARAAALITSGVWHEPEVRRPDLQAFLDRHRPLVHAADAVPTPLLLGSGGADPVFPLEEHHAPTVAAYRAAYASAGCPEALRESVYPGVGHYTSVRMRDDTLAFLLGST; encoded by the coding sequence GTGACCCGCGCGTTTCACCCGGGTGATCCGCACGCCGCACCGCTGGTGGGCGGGCAGCCGTACGCGGTGGAACGGCACCTCCTGGCGGGCGTCCCGTGTCTGGTGGAACGCCCCGCGCCGGGCCGGGAGGTGCGGGCGGTCTGCGTCGTGTACCACGGCGCGTGGGCGGCCAAGGAGGGCAAGCTGGGCGTGTACGCCGCGCTGGCCGCGTGGGGCGCGGCGGTGGTCCTGCCGGACGCGGCGCTGCACGGCGAACGGCAGGGCGACACCCCGCCGGGTCTGAACGCCCGCAAGTTCGTGTGGGAGAGCGTGCGCCGCACGGTCGCGGAGGCGCCGGCACTGCTAGACGCCGCGCAGGCGGCCTACGGGCGGGTGCCGGTGTGGGTGGTGGGGTCCAGCATGGGCGGGTACGTGACGCAGACCCTCGCGCGGACGGAGGCGCGGGTCGCGCGGGCGGCGGCGCTGATCACGTCCGGCGTGTGGCACGAACCGGAGGTGCGCCGCCCGGACCTCCAGGCGTTCCTTGACCGGCATCGCCCGCTGGTGCACGCGGCGGACGCCGTGCCCACGCCGCTGCTCCTGGGCAGTGGCGGGGCGGACCCGGTGTTCCCACTGGAGGAGCATCACGCGCCCACCGTGGCCGCCTACCGCGCGGCGTACGCCTCGGCGGGGTGCCCGGAGGCCCTGCGTGAGTCGGTGTATCCGGGTGTCGGGCATTACACCAGCGTGCGGATGCGGGACGACACGCTGGCGTTCCTGCTGGGCAGCACCTGA
- a CDS encoding histidine phosphatase family protein: protein MTAPALSASPLPSGTLLLVRHARAAGQEPGADLTGEGHAGAAGLVPALRGLGVTRIVSSPWLRAVDTAAPLAAALGLPVTPDDRLTERVLTGVPRADWRERLRDSFADDTLALPGGESGAAARGRAQAALDTHRDPAGVTVVVTHGNLLALLLGLGHDGWAALRNPDVWLWMPGGTPTRLGLPA, encoded by the coding sequence GTGACCGCCCCGGCCCTGTCGGCCTCTCCCCTGCCGTCTGGGACGCTGCTGCTGGTGCGGCACGCCCGCGCGGCGGGGCAGGAACCCGGGGCGGACCTGACCGGGGAGGGGCACGCGGGCGCGGCCGGGCTGGTGCCCGCGCTGCGCGGACTGGGCGTCACCCGGATCGTGAGCAGCCCGTGGCTTCGTGCCGTGGACACGGCGGCCCCGCTGGCGGCGGCGCTGGGTCTGCCGGTCACGCCCGACGACCGCCTGACCGAGCGGGTCCTGACCGGCGTGCCCCGCGCGGACTGGCGCGAGCGGCTGCGGGACAGCTTCGCGGACGACACGCTGGCCCTGCCGGGCGGCGAGTCCGGCGCGGCGGCCCGGGGGCGCGCTCAGGCGGCGCTGGACACGCACCGCGACCCGGCGGGCGTGACGGTGGTCGTCACCCACGGCAACCTCCTGGCGCTGCTGCTGGGCCTGGGCCATGACGGGTGGGCGGCGCTGCGCAATCCGGACGTGTGGCTCTGGATGCCGGGGGGCACGCCGACCCGCCTGGGTCTCCCGGCGTGA
- a CDS encoding YkgJ family cysteine cluster protein translates to MSEVQAVNRDVTEAVRRAYDRYGRRAGEWMDRYARQGGRVYCASGCVACCNMPIRVSLAEALVMAAELDEGLAAAVEAHARAAIANARTARSDDEYVQRHRTEVGFCPILDRETGGCSRYEARPTRCRDTFSAFPAHFCEAGVWERMTARERAEYRREVARTPGTDGELHFIAPLEHLSEPIWETASRAMVDAWGVEVWGDYWVLTTLARDERFMAAIMAGDTRAAWQRASGRGLAHRMLLEFA, encoded by the coding sequence ATGAGTGAGGTGCAGGCAGTGAACCGTGACGTGACAGAGGCCGTGCGGCGCGCGTACGACCGCTACGGGCGGCGCGCGGGGGAGTGGATGGACCGCTACGCGCGTCAGGGCGGGCGGGTGTACTGCGCGTCGGGGTGCGTGGCGTGCTGCAACATGCCGATCCGCGTGAGTCTGGCCGAGGCGCTCGTGATGGCCGCCGAGCTGGACGAGGGGCTGGCGGCGGCCGTCGAGGCCCACGCCCGCGCGGCGATCGCGAATGCCCGCACGGCCCGCAGTGACGACGAGTACGTGCAGCGTCACCGGACCGAGGTGGGCTTCTGCCCGATCCTGGACCGGGAGACCGGCGGGTGCAGCCGCTACGAGGCGCGCCCGACGCGCTGCCGGGACACGTTCAGCGCGTTCCCGGCGCATTTCTGCGAGGCGGGCGTGTGGGAGCGCATGACCGCCCGTGAGCGGGCCGAGTACCGCCGTGAGGTCGCGCGGACGCCCGGCACGGACGGCGAACTGCATTTCATCGCGCCGCTGGAGCACCTGAGCGAACCGATCTGGGAGACGGCGTCGCGGGCGATGGTGGACGCCTGGGGGGTGGAAGTCTGGGGCGACTACTGGGTGCTGACGACCCTGGCGCGGGACGAGCGGTTCATGGCGGCGATCATGGCCGGGGACACGCGCGCGGCGTGGCAGCGGGCGTCGGGGCGGGGGCTGGCGCACCGCATGCTGCTGGAATTCGCGTGA